In Rhododendron vialii isolate Sample 1 chromosome 9a, ASM3025357v1, the following are encoded in one genomic region:
- the LOC131299937 gene encoding F-box/kelch-repeat protein At3g23880-like — protein MEPGRGKKRKKSVEEKEESHCPYVPEEIVVLILPRLPVKSLLRFRCVSKSWHSLISDPKFKLSTGRQQVIVMSRRGPTRTVNQWRFSIHLVDGEGSVNELHIPKPLTKGEPRLRGSCNGMLLVSSGKNLFLWNSLTRCCNIVRSPYRLSDYEYDGLIISGLCYDSFTDDYKIIMASMSDAFVMVGSFRNKTWKEIRFPYKKENLKSGPTVNDCVHWLVGSKEDPGSQIKPYLIVSFDPQTNEFVKVPMPQGPQHERFESSIVCGFGVLDGCLSLTLSTDHQGRNKVRDVEVLAMAKYGDKASWTSLFVISDLTMFDPINTLAVLLGSTTNGEVLIHMYSTSQWEMQRLWHEGWRRRQWEGGWRILAYNPDRKAYRDFPISNHRGQIYGSTMFVQCLLSPQATVREMKCTPEIIVLE, from the coding sequence ATGGAGCCAGGAAGgggaaagaagagaaagaagagcgtcgaagaaaaagaagaaagccaCTGCCCATATGTTCCAGAGGAGATTGTTGTTCTCATACTCCCAAGACTACCAGTTAAGTCTCTTCTGCGGTTTAGGTGTGTTTCCAAATCTTGGCATTCTTTAATATCAGATCCCAAATTCAAGCTTTCCACTGGAAGGCAGCAAGTTATTGTCATGTCTAGACGGGGACCCACACGGACTGTGAATCAATGGAGGTTTTCCATCCACTTGGTAGATGGTGAAGGTTCAGTGAATGAGCTTCATATACCTAAGCCATTGACAAAGGGTGAACCAAGATTAAGGGGTTCGTGCAATGGGATGTTGCTTGTAAGTTCTGGCAAGAACTTGTTCTTGTGGAATTCATTGACTAGATGCTGCAACATAGTACGTTCGCCTTATCGCTTGAGTGATTATGAGTATGACGGATTAATTATTTCTGGACTTTGTTATGACTCCTTCACTGATGATTACAAGATAATAATGGCATCCATGAGTGATGCCTTCGTCATGGTTGGAAGCTTTAGAAACAAAACTTGGAAAGAGATTCGCTTCCCTTACAAGAAGGAAAATTTGAAGTCAGGACCTACAGTAAACGATTGTGTCCATTGGTTGGTTGGTAGCAAAGAAGATCCGGGCTCACAAATCAAGCCCTATTTGATAGTTTCCTTTGATCCACAAACGAATGAGTTTGTAAAGGTGCCAATGCCACAAGGCCCGCAACATGAGCGTTTTGAAAGTAGTATTGTATGTGGTTTCGGAGTTTTAGATGGATGTCTTTCTTTGACTTTGTCCACCGACCATCAAGGGAGGAATAAAGTACGAGATGTTGAGGTGTTGGCAATGGCAAAATATGGTGACAAGGCATCATGGACAAGTTTGTTTGTCATATCTGACTTGACCATGTTTGATCCAATTAACACTTTGGCGGTGCTATTGGGTTCTACAACAAATGGGGAGGTGCTAATCCACATGTATTCGACATCACAATGGGAAATGCAAAGGCTGTGGCATGAGGGATGGAGAAGAAGGCAGTGGGAAGGGGGATGGAGAATTTTGGCATACAATCCCGATCGTAAAGCATATAGGGATTTTCCAATCTCAAATCATAGAGGTCAAATCTATGGCAGTACTATGTTTGTTCAATGTCTACTTTCTCCCCAAGCTACAGTTAGGGAGATGAAGTGTACACCAGAAATTATTGTTTTGGAGTGA
- the LOC131299944 gene encoding uncharacterized protein LOC131299944 — protein MYLQLYEEPKLEGIQYFKLGKLKDGVEVGITSLSRSIEVSRATKINIVSFGNIEDMAAQFWTLRYCAGDFVLKTHFVDEVASAMIVESFDEDIIMWLNKTYKSYRREKHTSLIYKRGYYHGMLLEGVAIKDNRAKLWNSPCAKPGKVFSNFDFESEHQNDDVIAGHRARLRMPEDIGNFLKVLNNETLL, from the exons ATGTATTTGCAGCTGTATGAAGAGCCAAAATTGGAAGGGATTCAATACTTTAAACTGGGCAAATTGAAGGATGGAGTTGAAGTGGGGATTACTTCCCTATCCCGGAGCATCGAGGTGTCACGCGCGACGAAAATTAATATCGTTTCTTTCGGTAACATTGAAGACATGGCTGCTCAGTTTTGGACATTGAGGTATTGTGCTGGGGACTTTGTTCTGAAGACCCACTTTGTTGATGAAGTAGCTTCAGCCATGATAGTTGAGTCATTTGATGAAGACATCATTATGTGGCTTAACAAAACATACAAGTCATATAGAAGGGAAAAACATACAAGTCTT ATCTACAAGCGTGGCTACTATCATGGAATGTTGCTTGAAGGAGTCGCCATAAAAGACAACAGAGCAAAGCTGTGGAACTCCCCGTGTGCCAAACCAGGCAAAG ttttttcgAATTTCGATTTTGAGTCGGAGCATCAGAATGATGACGTGATTGCAGGACATCGTGCGCGACTACGTATGCCTGAAGACATTGGTAACTTTCTAAAAGTTCTCAACAACGAGACATTGCTGTAA